AGGAACTTACCGCCGTCGAGGCCGCCTATTGGCGGCCGCGCACACAGGAAAAGACCCTTCTAGCAGGGGGCTTAGAGTAGGGCTTGCAGGGCGCGGGCAACGCGCAGGACGGTCAGGTCCTCGCCCGGCTTGCCGACGACCTGCACCGCATCACCCACGCCTTCTTCCTCTTCGCCGCGCAGCGGCACCGTAATGGCTGGCCAGCCGAGCACATTGAATGGCTCGGTCCACCGCCGCAGGCTCGCGGCCGACTCCGCGGTATTGTCCGGGGTGATATCGGACCACTTGAGGGGGCCGGAATCGAGGGTGGGGGTGAGGATAATGGGGGCGTCGGCAAGCAGGGCAAGGGCGTCTTCGCGCAGCTTCTCTACGCCCCGTGCGGCCGCGTCGTAGTCTTCCTGGCTGATATCTTCTCCACCCAGAACGCGCTGCAAGATAACGTCTTGGTACTTATCGCGCTGATCCAGCAACGGCCGGTGGACGTCATAGACTTCCTTCAGGCGCATCGGCTCATAGAGCTTGGCCGTAGCGGCGATGGTGTCTTCCAAGTCCGCACCCTCGGTGAGCTCAAAGTCAGATCGCTCCAGCGCGGCCAGAAGATTAGCGAAGCGCTCGCCCTTGGCCTTAAGGGCCGTGACATCAACAGCAGAAACGTCCTGCGCCGCGGCCGACTCCTCATCCGCAGTGGCAATAAAAGCCTGCTCAATCAGGTCAATCGAGCTGGCGAAGAAACCAATGCAATCAAAGCTCGGGGCAAAGGGGAAGACACCTTCGACCGGAATCACCCCAAAGGTGGGCTTGAACCCCAGCACGCCTTGGCATGCGGCCGGCACGCGCACCGAGCCGGCGCTATCGGAGCCCACCGTAAGCTGCAGCGCCCCGCAAGCCACCAGCGCCGCCGAACCGGAGCTCGATCCCCCGCCGCACACCTCCGGATCGCGCGGGTTGATCACGCGACCAAAAGCCGAGGCATCGCCCAAAATGCCATAGGAAAACTCCTGCAGGTTCGCCTTCGCTACCGGCAGGGCACCCTTCGCCGTCAAACGCTGCACCACCGGTGCATCCTTAACCGGAGTGCGGCCCACATTCACCTCGGTGCCGCAGGTGGTAGACACCCCAGCGACATCCACGATGTCCTTGAACGCCACCGGCAGGCCCTTGAGGGTCGGCGAAAGATCCACCGCGTGTTCATCAAACGGGATGATGGTAATCACCGCATTATGATTCTGCTGGGCACGGTTTAGGCGATCAGAAACAGTAGGCATATCGGGAGCTAAGTCCTTTCAACGTCGGCGTCGTTTGATGCCGACGATGTAATAGAAGGGGGCAGATAGTACCACCGTACATCAGGATTTGGTGAACAATTTCCCGTTTCTGGGCAAAGCGCTGATTTTAAAGTGTTATCTAGCAAAAATCCCCAGCGCATCCCAAGCTAGCCAGCCGCCTTCTCGGAGGGTGAAGACCAGCTCGTTTTCACCTTCTTGCAAGGTGTTCTCTGGGAGCGCAAATTCGATTGCTGCGGGGCGAAGCGAGGTCGGCTCCCCGCTGGCATCGCCCTGGCGCGAACCCTTCGTTGCGCCCTGTGGGAGCTCCACTTGCTTATGAAAGTCATTGATCGTGACGTCGAGAATGCCGCCGAGCTTAGTGGTATCAATGAGCCACAAGGCAAGTGCAGTTTTCGCAGTGGGTTGGTTCAGGTTGACGGTCCATTTCAGCGTATAGGCCTTGCTGCCAGCCCACTTATCGCCGGGGCCGGGGAGGAGATAGGGGACGTCGGCAGGCTTAGCATCCGGTCCAACAGTGATTGTCTGGTCTGGGTGCGCGGTGACGATCTTCTTGTAATCCTTTGGGGAATACTGAAACTCCGTGCCCTTTCGGTCAAAGGAACCAATCGTAGCTAGCGCTGTGCCAGCAGTGACCGAAGGCAGGGAGGTAGACGTCGCCTTGCCAGAAGGAGTGGACTCAGCACCGGCAGCATCCACCACCTTGACGTAATAAGTCCACTTTTCACCGGCAACATCGCGCCGGGAGTGGCGGAAGAAGGGAAAGATGGTCTTGCCCAGCAGCACGTCTACACCGTTGGGATCAGTGCCGATGACGCGGTAGTGATCCAAAACGACGTCCCAGGAGGCAGGCTCCCAGGTGACGTAATTTTCCATGAGCTGCGGTTCCGCCTGAACACCGGTTGCGGCTGGCGGAGCAGCAACCGCACCAGGAGCTGGGGTAGAGGAATCCTGGTCAGAAGAGTTCTTGCGGGAAGAACCGCGGCGAGAGGAAGAAGAGGAAAGCGAGCTAAAAAGTCCCATGATGAATTGTCCTTTCGGGGTTTAGAGGGAGCGCAGCGTGTGCTCGCCGGCATTGGTGCGGAAGGAGAAAGCAGTCTCACGCGGGGCAGTATCATCGCGCTCAATCCAAGGCACCACGACGAATTCGGAATCGAGGTGCTCACGGGTAGCGCGCACCTTGATATAGCCACGGCGCTTGTCCATGGCCTTCACATAGGGCTTTTCTAGCCACTCGGTGCTCTTGGAGCCGGCGAAGCCATCGCCATCGGAAGCAATGGAAGTGGCGACCAATTCCACGCCTACAGGCTGGCCGGAGTCTGTTTGGATCTCCGCAGCGCAGTGCTGATGAATATCGCCGGTGAAGACAACGGGGTCACTTACCTTAGAGAGGGATTCGATAAGGCGGCGGCGCGCTGCAGGGAAACCATCCCACTGGTCGGTGCTATCGGCGATCGGCACGACCACCACGCTGTTAACCACCACGTTCCACTGTGCTGGGGAAGTGGCGAGCTTATCGTTGAGCCACTGCTCCTGCTCCGCGCCCAAGATGCTGGCATCTTCTGCGGCCTCTTCGCGGTATTGGCGGGTATCGACCAGATTGAAACGCATTAGCGTGCCCACGTCGAAGGAATCATAGATGCGGTTATTGGGGCCATCGGGAAGCGCGGGCGGGGCAACCGGCAGATTCTCATAGAAGGCGCGGTAGGCCGCTGCGCGCTGGTAGAGGAAGTGCTCGGCCTTGGTGCCAATCTCGGACCACTTACCGGCGTAGTTATTTTCTACTTCGTGGTCATCCCACACAATGGCCATCGCGGCTCGCGCATGCGCGGCCTGCAGGTGCTCATCGGACTTGAAGAGCGAGTAGCGCAGGCGATACTGCTCCAGGGTCTCCACCTTTGCCTTGAAGACATCGGGCACGCTTGCGCCTTGGCGCCAGAGATTATCGCCTTCCACAATGCCGTATTCGTAGATATAGTCACCCACGAAAATTGTCATATCTAGGTCCGGTTCCTGCGCAATATGCTTCCACGGGGTGAAATAGCCGTGGTACCACGCCTGGCAGGAAGCGACGGTGAAGGTGAAATTATCCACCTTTGCGTCGGGCGCGGGCAGAGTCTTAAACCGACCTACTGGGCTCACCTTGCCATCCACGCGGAAGCGATAAAAATACTCAGTGGCGGGCTCCAGCCCAGTCACCTGCGGGTGCACCGAGTGTGCCAGCTCTCGTTGAGCTAGGGCTTCGCCTCGCTTGACGACGTCCCCAAACCCCTCATCCTTCGCAACTTCCCAACCCACGCGAACATCGCCGCCGGTCATTCCACCATGGCCATCCTCGGCCAGCGGTTCAGGGGCCAGGCGCGTCCACAAGATCATCGAATCGTGCCGCGGCGTGCCCGCCGCTACACCTAGGCCAAAAAGATCCGAATCCTGCGGCAGTTCACCGCCTTGCGACGATCCCCATGAACTCAGACTCGACTGTGCACCCGCCTTGGCCGGTGCATTAATTCCCGCAGCCACTGCTGCTGCAGAAACACCAGCAATCTGCAGGAAATTTCGACGATTAAAAGAGGAACGACTATTTGAATCAGACATACAAAGCTCCACTAAAGGTTCAAAGATGACTCAAAACTATCTTCACCTCGTTAACATGCAGTAAAGTTCTGTTGAATGAGACTGGAAAGCGCTGACTTTCCGTTTAGAGGGTGAGATTCCTGTTTTGTATTGAGTTAAAAGGTACTTTTAGAACTCAATCAAGGGTTCTAACAATCGACCGGGGAATGGAGTTTAAATGGAGAGAGAATGCGAAGAGTGCTTCGAGTCTGGTTACGAAATCCCTGATTACCTACAGGAATGTCTAAAACCAGATCTAGAAATATGGCGCGAAAGCGAATACCGAGAAGAAAGAAACGACTACTTCTGGACCTTTGAGCTCTTCGGTCGAACAGGGGAAAAACTATATTCTTTCCTTCTTGAACCGACCTATGATGAACAGCAATATGAAGTATCCCATGTGGAGAAGACGGGAAATTGGTCGAACTATTTGGAAGAAGGTTTTCTCACAAAATTTAACAGTAAGCAAGAGGCTATAGAAAGCTTGGGGTTGAAAAGAAACTGCTTTGCCAAGAATCTTGCTCGAAATGTAGTGGACTATCGACGGCGCTTTTATGCAGCTCAAAGGCTAGAAGTTAATGCTGTCCATGAGGCTTTGAAAACAGAGGAGCTGTTAGAGGAACTTCGAGAAATCTATCCCGAGACCGAAAAAGTTATCCCACGTGCACAGGGCTTTCTCCAAAAATGCGAAATGTTGGTGTCTGATGGGGGGTACTTAGACCACTTAATTCAATCGGAAGCTGAACATCGACTAACTAAGGAACAAAGGTGGAAAGAGTATGGAGAAGAATACAATGATTCTTTAGGGCCGTTCTGGGATCCCTATAACATTTCAGAGTCAGTATGTGGCGATTGGGAATCCCATGGGCGTCGTGAATCAACTTATGAGGAACTCCGCCTGCAGTGGGAGGCTGGGAAGTGTTTGTTTCACGTTGGAGTTGATTTCGACGACGTGAGGTTGCCTAATCAACACATTACTGGTTGGTTTGAAGCTCTAGTTGATCAAGCGGAATTTTATCTGAAAGATTTGAAAAGTTCGTATGACACAAAGAGTAAATGGTATCAACGGGCTACGGTAGCTGATATCGCCGAATACACTTCCGAGATAAGAGAATTCCTTGAATATCCCTACAAAAATTTTACCGAAATGGAGACATTAATACATTCTTGGAGCGAGGTCGCGTCTCGTAACAAGGTTGCACTTGCCGAATTGAGGCAAAAATGGAAGAAGGAGTATGAATGTCTTGCTAGGGAGTTCCACGTCCGCTCCTACCGAACCCACGAATGGCTTTATCGGGCTTACGATTCTGATGGGTCGCTTCTTTATGTAGGAATCTCTAACGCTCCGTTGCTACGTCTCAAATCTCATCAAAGTAGTCTGCGGCAAAGTACTCGGGTTTCGAAGTGGTTCCCGCGAATGGACTTTTATACTTTGCAGCCCTTTTCCACTCGTGAAGCTGTCCTGGAGGCCGAGAAAATGGCGATATTGTCGGAAAAACCTCTGTATAACGTTGAGTTAAATAAGGGTAACGCAAAACGAATTCGTGGATAGAGCCAATTAAGCTTCATTGAAGCAAAGAACTTTCAATCTCCTGCGAGCTCAGCGAACTATTGGCTCGGAAACAAATTAGTTGGATAGTTGAATAAAATATGAATGCGGTAAACGAAGATGTGGGTGTCTCTGATCCCCTAAAGCTCCAGCCCAGCTCCTATATTCCATTGATGTTCGCACTGCTTACGGCAGTGTTTGCCTTCCAGCTCAATGCGTCGATGCTCTCGCCTGCCCTGGCGACGATGGAGGATGAGCTGAGCGCCACCACCGCCCAGATCGGCCTAACACAGACGGCGTTCTTTACGGCCGCGGCATTGTTCTCGCTCTTTCTTCCACGCTGGGGCGACCTTATCGGTCGCAGGAAGGTTCTTGTCGGCATGATGGCGGTTGCTGCGCTGGGCTGCGTGGCTTCCGCCGTCGCGCCCAACGTCGCCGTGCTGCTTATCGGCCGCATCATCCAAGGCGTGGCCGGGCCGACCGTCCCGCTCTGCCTCATCATGCTGCGCCAGCAGGTGCTCAATGAGAAGCAATATGCACTGCTGCTGGGCATTGTGACCTCGGTAAATGGTGGTATTGCGGGCGTGGACGCCCTGGCCGGTGGCTGGCTGGCCGGCAACTTCGGCTACCGCTCGGTCTTTTGGACCATGGCAATACTATGCGCCATCGCGGTAGTAGCAGTGCAGGTATTTACCAAGGAATCCACGGCCACCGAAACCCCGCGCATGGACTGGGCGGGTGTGCTGCCCCTGGCCGTGGCGCTGGGTTGCGTTCTCACCGCATTCAACGAGGCCGGCAAACTTGCCGAGGCCAATTGGTTCCTCGTCATTATCCTTCTCCTCATCGGTGCCGCCGGCTTCTGGGCCTTCTGGAATGTGGAGAAGAAAGTCGCCGACCCGCTCGTGCCGGTGGCTTACCTCAAGCAGCGCCGCACGTGGGCGCTGCTTTCTACCACGTTGCTTACCATGACCGGCGTCTTTGCCGTGATGAACGGCCTCATTCCGAACCTCGGCCAGGACACGGATGCCGGTGCCGGCATTTCCGCCAGCACCATTTCCTGGGTCACCCTTACCCCGTACGCCCTCGCTGGCCTAGTCTTCGGCCCGATTGCCGGTTGGATGGCCTCCAAGCTGGGCTATAAATACGTCCTGCAAACTGGCCTCATCGGTACCGTCGTAGGCCTGGTTATCTCCATTTTCGTGGTGGGCGTTCCGAATGCGTGGACCTTGCTTTTCGTCTCTATTTTCTTGGGTGTAACCTACGCTGGCATTGCCAATATCATGCTCAACGGCTTGGGCATTGTACTTTCGCCGGCCGATAACCAGGGCTACCTGCCCGGCATGAACGCCGGCGCCTTCAACCTCGGCGCGGGCCTGTCTTTCGCCGTGCTCTTTGCAGTTTCCGGTTCCTTCGAGCACGGCTACCGCGCGGGCATGATCGCCGGCGTCATTATTCTGCTTGCGGCCCTTGCCCTGTCCTTCCTCATTCCTCGCCCCGAGTCCATCGATGACACCGTGGCGGCCGTCAACGCCCGAAAGTAGGCTCGTGGCATGACGCGAAAAATCATTCTGGACTGCGACCCCGGCCACGATGATGCGGTGGCCCTGCTCCTAGCTTTGGGCAACCCCGCCATTGACCTGCTGGGCATTACCACCGTCGGCGGCAATCAGACCTTGGATAAGGTCTCCCACAACGCCCTGGTGGTCAAGGAAATCGCCGGCCACCCGGACGTTCCGGTCTTTGCCGGCTGCGATCGCCCACTCGTGCGCCCGGTCGAGGTCGCCGAGGCCATCCACGGCTCTACCGGCATGGACGTCGAGGGCGTTCAACTTCCGGAGCCAAGCACGGCGCTTGCCGACGCCCACGCTATCGACTTCATCATCGACACCATCATGTCCCATGAGCCCGGCACCATCACCCTGGTGCCCACCGGCCCGCTTACCAATATCGCGATGGCCGCGCGCAAGGAGCCGCGCATCGTCGAGCGCGTCAAGGAAGTAGTCCTCATGGGCGGCGGTTACCACGAGGGCAATTGGTCCCCAGTCGCCGAATTCAATATCAAGATCGATCCTGAGGCCGCCCACATCGTCTTCGAAGAGCCCTGGCCCGTCACCATGGTGGGCCTCGATCTCACTCACCAGGCGCTTGCCACCCCAGAGGTCGAAGCCGAAATCAAGGCGCTAAATACTCCCGTCTCCGAGTTCGTTGTGGGCCTTTTCGGATTCTTCCGCAAGGCCTACCAGGCTAACCAGGGCTTTGATAACCCACCGGTCCACGACCCGTGCACCATCGCCTACCTCATCGATCCGGACATCGTTCAGACCCGCAAAGCCCCCGTTCACGTCGAGCTCGCCGGTGCACTGACCACCGGCATGACCGTCACCGATCTGCGCGAGCCTGCCGACGCCTCCTGCCACACCCAAGTCGCCACCACCCTCGACCACGCTGGCTTCTGGCGCCTTGTCACCGACGCCCTCAAAAACCTCGCCTAGGCCGCGGTCGCTTCGCGGACAGTCCAACTTTTAGCCACGTTATGGCTCCTGAACCGCCAGTTTGGGGCCACAACGTGGCTGTTTTGTACTCCAATGATTCACCTCTCCTTGGCTTGTGCCTTTGGGAAGCCATTATGGAGTTTCGTGTGGTTCTAATGGAAGGAATTCGAGATTCGGGGCCACAAGGTGAAGCGCTTTCTGGCGAAACTCACGAATTGAGGTTTCGAGACTGATGCAAGCGAAAGCTACTGGGTGTCCGTCGAGGAAGAATGAAATCGTCTCATCCTGTAAGTTTCGCCCCGAAGAAGCGTAGAGCATGATGCCCTTTGCGGTTTTCCATTCTCCGCCAAGCGCTTCTTGGCTACGTAAGTAGGCATAAAGCTGATAAAGGTGCGGGCTCTTCAAGGATTCGTTTCCTACGCGATTCTCAATAAACATATTCGTGAACTTGGCATCAATAACTGTAATTTCACCTTCTGGTGATCGCAGAATGATATCTGTCTGCATACTCGGTAATTGTCTGGGCGTTTGTTGAGCATTCCAGTGCAACCATTCTCCGCTGCTTACTTTCCAACCGATAGGGCTGAGGTGGTATTGAAACAGACCAAATAGAGCCTTTTCGAAAAGCATTCGGAGCTCGTGTTGCGTGAGGTGCTTTCTGCTGAATCGAGTATGGGCGTCATCTCCACGCGCGGGCACGGCTAATTCCAAAAGCAGTCTGGCTACTGCAACCGGTTTCTTATCTGCAGGAGAAAGCCTTCCACGAGGGAAAGCCGTCGATTTCGGCTTGGAAACCCCCATTTGAGCAAGTCTTCGAGCAAGCACCTTACACCGGTGTGCAGCATCGCAACTGTTTACGTCTAAGAGAATTTGTGTTGCATACTCGAGGGCGTACCTAAGGAATCGGTTAACTTTGCTATTGATGGTGAGTTCGTTGAACTCACAGGCAATGAGTCCCTTTTCAAGGAGTTGGTGGCGAGCGGTTTCGTACATGTCAATTCGGCCTCGCACCCGAGTTATATTTCGTTCGGTCAGCGTAAATCCGATGCTTAATTCTCTCCGGAAACGCTTTTCTACAGCGTCACACAGCATTGTTCCAATGAGCTCTGGAAGCTCAACGCCTGCGTCTTCCACCGCGGAATTAGATATATGCCCATCAACGAAAGACTGCGAGGCGTATAACTGGAGCATCCATACACTACGGATAGGAACGTATATGTCTTCCGGTTGTAGCGAATTAGCCGATGAGGACATTGAGAGCCTGCTCTCGCTTCGCAGGATTGTCGAACCAGTACTCTCCTATGAGCGGCTTGAGATCCGAGGCTACTACCTGGTTAAACCATTCCATAGTTGCATTGAAGGAACTGTCTGCTAGCTTTCGGCGTGGAGTAACGAAGCTGTGTCCGATTAGGTAGTCATCACCGAGATTGAAATCGTCTCGAATTAATTGATTAACCTCTTCGATTCTTCGCGCGATTTCACTGAGAGCCTCGTCATTGCGGTTACGATTGGAAACACAAAAATTGCGCCAAGTGGAGCCCAGCTGCGGTACGAGATTAATGAAAGCGAACCTACGGCGTAAAGCCATATCTACCATGGCGAGGGACCTGTCTGCTTGGTTCATTGTGCCGATGACATAGAAGTTATCGGGCAGGAAAACTGCTTCTCCTTCTTGGCTATAAAGCGTGGTAAGCGCATTTTCGGGGTTTCTTTTGTCAGCTTCCAAGAGAGTAAGCATCTCACCAAAAATCTGCGCTGGATTTCCGCGGTTAATCTCTTCAATTACCACTACGTGTGGATTGGAATCCTCCTTAGCTTTTTCCACCGCTTGGAGGAATGGACCATCTTTCAATTCAAGCTTCCCGTTACTGCTGGGACGAAAGCCCTGAACGAAGTCCTCATAAGAAGTAGAAGGGTGGAATTGGACGGAGGTGACTACATCTTCCGCGTCTGACTTGCACAAGATATATGCCAAGCGACGTGCGAGCCAAGTCTTTCCCGTACCCGGTGGGCCTTGGAGAATTAGGTTTTTCTTTTCTTTCAGGCGTTCCAGCATTAGCTCGAGATCGTCTTTCGGGATGAAGCAACCGTCTTCGATAAGTCCAGAAATGGTATACAGGTCTTCTTCCGACGAGGACTCTACGGTTTGGGCAGTAGCATCGGTTGGCTCTTGGTTGAAAACCCATGCTTCATAAGACAATCGGGGAAAATTAGCCGGTTCGATCTCGGCAGTAGTAAGCCATTCTCGGATGTCAGCGAGCGTAAGTAGATAATCTTTACCCGTTGCAACATTCTTCTGAATGTTGATTCCTAGCGCAGAATCTTGGGCAAGATATTTGGTGATGACCGAATCTAAAGAAAGAAAGTAGCGTGGACGCGCCCAGAACAACGCCATGGTGTATGCCGTTATCTGTCGATCTTTGGTCATGGCGTCGAAATCGCTTATGAACTGGGCTTTATTTTCTGGCGTATCTGATTGGCTCAACCTGAGTGCCGAAGCGAAAAGACTCCAGCTGTTATCCCAAAACTCCGGATTTTTAACATCTGACGGTTTAGTGGCAAAACACGAACGCAGGTTATTTAGTTGGGGTAATCCCGAAAAATCGGTAGGCGCTGGAGCTTCAATTCCGAAGACGGTTTTGAAAGCTCGGCAAATTGCGATTTTGTTTGATTCTGAGATTTGCCGGTTAGCAACTCCGAGGATGGTAAACGGATCCATATCTGTAGCTGGCACTTCTTCACCGTTAATGGACCATTTCCATAGATGCTTGAATCGGAGTGGGCGTGCTGAAATTTCAGCAGCTTCCTTAAGCTTTTCCAGTAGTTCAGCGCGATTATCTTTGAAGGTGAGCAACTTCGTGGCGAACTCTTCGAAAAAATCCGGCCAATCAAATGAAGGGGACAATGGAGTCTCGAAGGAAAAGTCAGGATCTCCCATGCCTTGGATGACGGACTCTACTCGGTCAAAGGCATGGTTCCGAGAAACTTGGCAGATAGTAAGCAGTGAAGTTAGAGATCGTTGGAGGTCTATTCCTAGGTCATCGCGATTGAAGAAATCGCTTGACCAGTTGATCGGTCGGACGTGCCGCATCTCTTTTGGCTCATGAGGGCGGTACTCGTAATCGCCGGAGACATAGCCAAAATAAACTCGCCCTTTGTGCAACTTGCTCGGCATCAGAACCAAGTCGCCAACCTGCATGTGGTTTTTAAACCGGTTGAGTTGAGAAGCGTAGCTTGTGGATGTTTGTGCTTTGAGATCTGGGTGCTCTCGCACCATCGAGGCCTTGATGGAGTCTAAGGTAGTTTGCTTATTCACCTCCGGGCCGTAGTCCATACCTGGGATGCCTAGATTGGACTCTAAAGCTTTCTTTTCGCGTTCACCATTACGGCCCGCTCGAAGTACCCAGAAAAAATCCGCACTTGATTCTTCAGGAACCTCTTCTTGCGGGCCCGAATGGACTTCTCGTTGCTTATGCGCTTTAGAGACAAGGTCGTTGATTTCTCGGATCTGATCTTTGCCTAAAGGGTATGGGTTGGAAGCAAGCCAAGTGGCGCCCTCGGCGGTCAAGGAAAAGGACCCCGGTTTAGAGGAGCTGACAAAGCCTAATCTCCTTGCATAGAACACTGCCCATCGCGTCCGGTCTTCCACAACTGATCGGCTTTTGAGCTGGCGGTGAGCTTGTCCTGGAAAGTCCGCTTCAGCAATTTTTTGAACGTCTTCAAATAGTTCAGGGTAAGCGACTACGGACATACCCCGCATCGTCTCTAAGACGACGGGAAGAACGGTTCTCCAGGAAAAAGATTGCTGTCGGTTACTCATCAAAGCATCCTTAGAAGTCAACGCAGGGGGCGTTCTCATAATAATAGGAGAACGATCCACAGGGGATGGGCGTATCTCAATTGGGAACTTCAGGAGGATAAAATCGAGGGGGAAGAACCCCAACCAAAGGAGCTACCATGAACCAGCACAGTTTCCGCCACATCGTAGTGATGGGAGTATCCGGTTCGGGCAAGACAACGGTGGGGGAGGCGTTGTCGCCGTTGGTGGGTCTGGAGTACCGCGATGGCGATGATATGCATCCGCAGGAAAATATCGACAAGATGGCTGCGGGTACACCGCTCAATGATGCTGATCGGGAGCCGTGGTTGAAGCAGATTGGTCAGTGGCTGGCGGATAGGCCAGAAGGCGCGATGGTGGGGTGCAGCGCGTTGAAGCGCAAGTACCGGGATTTGATTCGCGAGTACTGCCCAGCCGTGGTGTTTGTGCACGTGCACGGCGACTTTGATGTGCTGCATGAGCGGATGCAGCACCGACCGGGGCACTTTATGCCGGCGTCGCTCTTGCAGTCGCAGTTCGATACCTTGGAGCCACTGGAAGAAGACGAAACTGGCCGCGTCTTTGATGTGACGCGGCCAGTCGAAGACATTGCCCAGGAAGCTGCTTTCTGGATTAAGGCTGGGGCCTAAAAGAGCGCTGCTACTGCGTAGAGCACCAAGACTAGGGCAAAGCCGATGACGGAAATCAGCATTTGGTTGACTGTCCAGGTCTTCAACGTGGTGACCGTATCCATGCCCATCAGGCGGCCGACGAGCCAGAAACCGGAGTCGTTGACGTGAGAACCGAAGACGGAACCGGCGGCGGTAGCCACGACGATAAGGGCGAGCTGCAGCTCATTGAATCCGCCGGCTTCCACGGCCGGGACCATGAGGGCGGCGGCCGTGGTTAGTGCCACGGTGGCCGAACCTTGGGCTAGGCGCAGCGCCACGGCAATGAGGTAGCAGGCAAGGATGACGGGGATGCCAAGGCCGGAAAGCGAA
This genomic stretch from Corynebacterium tuberculostearicum harbors:
- a CDS encoding AAA family ATPase translates to MSNRQQSFSWRTVLPVVLETMRGMSVVAYPELFEDVQKIAEADFPGQAHRQLKSRSVVEDRTRWAVFYARRLGFVSSSKPGSFSLTAEGATWLASNPYPLGKDQIREINDLVSKAHKQREVHSGPQEEVPEESSADFFWVLRAGRNGEREKKALESNLGIPGMDYGPEVNKQTTLDSIKASMVREHPDLKAQTSTSYASQLNRFKNHMQVGDLVLMPSKLHKGRVYFGYVSGDYEYRPHEPKEMRHVRPINWSSDFFNRDDLGIDLQRSLTSLLTICQVSRNHAFDRVESVIQGMGDPDFSFETPLSPSFDWPDFFEEFATKLLTFKDNRAELLEKLKEAAEISARPLRFKHLWKWSINGEEVPATDMDPFTILGVANRQISESNKIAICRAFKTVFGIEAPAPTDFSGLPQLNNLRSCFATKPSDVKNPEFWDNSWSLFASALRLSQSDTPENKAQFISDFDAMTKDRQITAYTMALFWARPRYFLSLDSVITKYLAQDSALGINIQKNVATGKDYLLTLADIREWLTTAEIEPANFPRLSYEAWVFNQEPTDATAQTVESSSEEDLYTISGLIEDGCFIPKDDLELMLERLKEKKNLILQGPPGTGKTWLARRLAYILCKSDAEDVVTSVQFHPSTSYEDFVQGFRPSSNGKLELKDGPFLQAVEKAKEDSNPHVVVIEEINRGNPAQIFGEMLTLLEADKRNPENALTTLYSQEGEAVFLPDNFYVIGTMNQADRSLAMVDMALRRRFAFINLVPQLGSTWRNFCVSNRNRNDEALSEIARRIEEVNQLIRDDFNLGDDYLIGHSFVTPRRKLADSSFNATMEWFNQVVASDLKPLIGEYWFDNPAKREQALNVLIG
- a CDS encoding gluconokinase, with protein sequence MNQHSFRHIVVMGVSGSGKTTVGEALSPLVGLEYRDGDDMHPQENIDKMAAGTPLNDADREPWLKQIGQWLADRPEGAMVGCSALKRKYRDLIREYCPAVVFVHVHGDFDVLHERMQHRPGHFMPASLLQSQFDTLEPLEEDETGRVFDVTRPVEDIAQEAAFWIKAGA